A single genomic interval of Lathyrus oleraceus cultivar Zhongwan6 chromosome 7, CAAS_Psat_ZW6_1.0, whole genome shotgun sequence harbors:
- the LOC127103287 gene encoding uncharacterized protein LOC127103287 gives MDHSNPSHIAKVFMDYMNDDMDEELVRLFMKEEALNSKRPRRQRRNIERNHEEGYDRLFNDYFSETPIYTNEQFRRRYRMHKQVSHRIVEALGQHDEYSLMMVYASGRSSLSPLPKCTVVICVLAYGTSVDSIDYYLKIYETTTLKCVYKFTRGVINIFEA, from the coding sequence ATGGATCATTCCAACCCTTCCCACATTGCAAAAGTGTTCATGGATTATATGAATGATGATATGGATGAAGAACTTGTGAGGTTGTTTATGAAAGAAGAAGCCTTGAACTCTAAAAGGCCTAGACGTCAAAGAAGGAATATAGAGAGGAATCATGAAGAGGGATATGATCGATTGTTCAATGATTATTTTTCAGAAACTCCTATATACACGAATGAGCAGTTTCGTCGAAGGTACCGAATGCATAAACAGGTGTCACATCGTATTGTTGAAGCTCTGGGTCAACATGATGAGTATAGTTTAATGATGGTTTATGCAAGTGGTAGGTCAAGTCTTTCACCATTACCGAAATGCACTGTTGTTATTTGTGTGTTGGCATATGGAACATCTGTTGATAGTATAGATTACTATTTGAAAATTTATGAAACCACGACACTAAAATGTGTTTATAAGTTTACAAGAGGAGTGATCAACATCTTTGAGGCATAA